A part of Tardiphaga sp. vice304 genomic DNA contains:
- a CDS encoding polysaccharide deacetylase family protein translates to MLDTLAVADVKAVFYVSGILAELYPPLMKAIVAARHHISAHSWGQNIVPAYQTRDEEKADLLKCINAIEQSPTGAPAAGSAHAASQASARPSCWPRQVLLGMATSLTATCPTRSRLRPTH, encoded by the coding sequence CTGCTCGACACGCTTGCCGTCGCCGACGTCAAAGCAGTTTTCTATGTCAGTGGCATTCTCGCCGAGCTTTATCCGCCGCTGATGAAGGCGATCGTCGCTGCCCGACACCACATCTCCGCGCACAGCTGGGGCCAAAATATCGTGCCAGCCTATCAGACGCGGGACGAAGAGAAGGCAGATCTGCTCAAGTGCATCAACGCAATTGAGCAGTCTCCCACAGGCGCCCCCGCGGCTGGATCAGCCCACGCTGCAAGCCAAGCCAGCGCACGTCCGAGTTGTTGGCCTAGGCAGGTTTTGCTTGGCATGGCGACATCTTTAACAGCGACATGCCCTACCCGCTCGAGACTTCGGCCGACTCATTGA
- a CDS encoding amidohydrolase family protein → MTTRRTFLKGLAGLSFCSCGMLDAAHAQQQAPRRLPVMVGGKRVKTIDVHAHCLFHESLELMGDEVAGILPPTKGQQEHFIVMQDRLRAMDAMGIDMQVLSINPYWYRKDRDLSARIVQINNEKLAELCASQPDRFAAFASLSLQHPDLAVQELEDAVKKKGLKGAAVGANVEGADFSNPRFHPVWAKAEELGATLFIHPYRLGELSSRFKGNGWLANVIGNPLDTTIALQRLIFDGVLDKFPKLKVLSAHGGGYLPSYAPRSDHACFVSPKNCDPAIQLKKKPTEYLNQMYFDSLVFTPEALRHLAAQVGASQLMLGTDQPIPWEEHPVDHVFATDSLSESEKIAILGGNAAQLLGIKTG, encoded by the coding sequence GAAAGGCCTCGCCGGCCTGAGCTTCTGCAGCTGCGGCATGCTCGATGCCGCACATGCGCAACAGCAGGCGCCGCGCCGCTTGCCCGTGATGGTCGGCGGCAAGCGCGTCAAGACCATCGACGTTCATGCGCATTGTCTGTTTCATGAATCGCTCGAGCTGATGGGCGACGAGGTCGCCGGCATTCTGCCGCCGACCAAGGGCCAGCAAGAACATTTCATTGTGATGCAAGACCGCCTGCGCGCGATGGACGCCATGGGGATCGACATGCAGGTGCTGTCGATCAACCCTTACTGGTATCGCAAAGACCGCGACCTTTCGGCCAGGATCGTTCAGATCAACAACGAGAAGCTCGCTGAGCTGTGCGCCTCGCAGCCCGATCGATTTGCCGCCTTTGCGTCGCTGTCACTGCAGCATCCCGACCTCGCTGTCCAGGAGCTCGAGGACGCGGTGAAGAAGAAGGGCCTCAAGGGCGCCGCCGTCGGCGCCAACGTGGAAGGCGCCGACTTCTCCAATCCCCGCTTTCATCCGGTCTGGGCGAAAGCCGAAGAACTCGGAGCCACACTGTTCATTCATCCGTATCGGCTGGGCGAGCTGTCGTCCCGCTTCAAGGGCAATGGCTGGCTGGCCAACGTGATCGGAAATCCGCTCGACACGACGATTGCGCTCCAACGCCTCATTTTCGATGGCGTGCTGGACAAATTTCCGAAGCTCAAGGTGCTGTCAGCTCACGGCGGCGGATATCTGCCGTCCTATGCGCCGCGCTCCGACCATGCGTGCTTCGTCTCGCCAAAGAACTGCGATCCTGCCATTCAGCTGAAGAAGAAACCCACCGAGTATCTCAATCAGATGTATTTCGACTCCCTGGTCTTCACGCCGGAAGCGCTTCGGCATCTAGCCGCGCAGGTCGGCGCGAGCCAGCTTATGCTCGGCACCGACCAGCCAATCCCTTGGGAGGAGCATCCCGTCGACCACGTGTTCGCGACGGACAGTCTGAGCGAGAGTGAGAAGATCGCGATCCTGGGCGGAAATGCTGCGCAACTGCTCGGCATCAAGACCGGCTAA
- a CDS encoding amidohydrolase family protein: MKIIDSQVHAYEANSPGRPWHIVPDWPDHATGDEMVAAMDEVVVDGAILVSPFSMYRYDGSYAVDVQRAHPGRIAIVKPVDPDDRNVADVIAEWKSTPGAVGIRIMLTKDERRDPADPGLDRILREAVRHDFPVNMLCWDNLDAGIAVISRHPNVRFVLDHLGIMQLPQQPPARDPWGHLPKVLKLAERTNVVIKVSGACTLSRQPYPFPDIWDPLARVFDAWGFDRCLWGTDWTRAISIVDYQQAVECFRNTSRISDAERAMLMGGACTKTYGWSPTGSAS; this comes from the coding sequence GTGAAAATCATCGACTCTCAGGTTCACGCTTATGAGGCGAATTCGCCCGGGCGCCCCTGGCACATCGTGCCGGACTGGCCTGATCACGCGACGGGCGACGAGATGGTGGCGGCAATGGACGAGGTCGTTGTCGATGGCGCGATTTTGGTCTCGCCGTTTTCGATGTATCGCTATGACGGCAGTTACGCCGTGGACGTGCAGCGAGCCCATCCCGGCCGGATCGCCATCGTCAAGCCGGTCGATCCCGATGATCGCAACGTTGCCGACGTCATTGCCGAATGGAAGAGCACGCCAGGCGCAGTGGGCATCCGCATCATGCTGACCAAGGACGAGCGGCGCGATCCTGCCGACCCCGGCCTCGACCGCATCCTCCGGGAAGCCGTTCGTCATGACTTTCCCGTCAATATGCTTTGCTGGGACAATCTTGATGCCGGAATTGCGGTGATCAGCCGTCATCCCAACGTCCGATTCGTTCTCGATCATCTCGGCATCATGCAATTGCCGCAGCAGCCCCCGGCGCGGGATCCCTGGGGTCATCTGCCGAAGGTGCTCAAGCTTGCCGAGCGCACCAACGTCGTGATCAAGGTGAGCGGCGCCTGTACGCTGTCGCGGCAGCCGTATCCGTTTCCGGACATCTGGGATCCACTCGCCCGCGTGTTCGACGCCTGGGGATTTGATCGCTGCCTTTGGGGCACCGACTGGACGCGCGCAATCTCCATCGTCGACTACCAGCAGGCCGTCGAGTGCTTTCGCAACACCAGCCGCATCAGTGACGCGGAGCGTGCGATGCTGATGGGTGGCGCCTGTACGAAGACCTATGGATGGTCGCCGACCGGTAGCGCGTCGTGA